The Zerene cesonia ecotype Mississippi chromosome 19, Zerene_cesonia_1.1, whole genome shotgun sequence genome has a window encoding:
- the LOC119834735 gene encoding exportin-1: MATLEQQASKLLDFNQKLDINLLDNIVGCLYSTVGDQQRIAQDILTALKEHPDAWTRVDTILEFSQNQETKYYALQILEQVIQTRWKILPRNQCEGIKKYIVGLIIKNSSDPVTMENNKVYLKKLNMILIQVLKREWPHNWETFISDIVGASKTNESLCQNNMVILKLLSEEVFVFSTGQLTQTKAKHLKDTMCSEFSQIFQLCQFVLENSQNAPLVDATLHTLLRFLNWIPLGYIFEMKLISTLIFKFLNVPMFRNVTLSCLTEIAGVTVSNYEDQFVALLVQTMEQLEVMLPLTTNIREAYAAGRDQEQVFIQNLALFLCTYLKEHGQLIERRGLTNTLMNALRYLVLISEVEEVEIFKICLEFWNALAADLYKIAPCAHSAGLYSGLGKSIGRKALYADVLSSVRYIMISRMAKPEEVLVVENENGEVVREFMKDTDSINLYKNMRETLVYLTHLDYSDTERIMTDKLQNQVNGSEWSWKNLNTLCWAIGSISGAMMEEDEKRFLVIVIKDLLGLCEQKKGKDNKAIIASNIMYVVGQYPRFLRAHWKFLKTVVNKLFEFMHETHDGVQDMACDTFIKIALKCRRHFVTTQVGEACPFIEEILNTISSIICDLQTLQVHTFYEAVGYMISAQVDQVAQEQLIEKYMLLPNLVWDDIISQASHNVDILKAPEAVKQLVSILKTNVSACRALGHPYVVQLGRIYLDMLNVYKVMSENISQAISLNGVAVTKQPLIKNMRIIKKETLKLIACWVSRSTDNSMVLENFIPPLLDAVLLDYQRTAVPDAREPEVLSCMGAIVYKLGGHITSEVPKIFDAVFECTLEMINKDFEEYPEHRTEFFLLLQAVNTHCFKAFLSIPPAQFKLVLDSIIWAFKHTMRNVADTGLQILYRMLHNVEQHPQAAQSFYQTYLCDILEHVFSVVTDTSHGAGLTMHATILAHIFTLVETGRVTVPLGRTPDNVLYIQEYVANLLKTAFPHLTDNQVKITVQGLFNLDQDIPAFKDHLRDFLVQIREYTGEDDSDLYLEERLFALRQAQEEKRRVQLSVPGIINPHELPEEMQD; the protein is encoded by the exons ATGGCAACTTTGGAGCAACAAGCTTCCAAGCTTTTggattttaatcaaaagttAGACATCAACCTGCTTGACAATATAGTTGGATGTTTGTATTCCACTGTCGGCGATCAACAGCGTATTGCTCAGGATATCCTAACAGCCTTAAAAGAACACCCCGATGCTTGGACTAGGGTGGACACAATTTTAGAATTCTCTCAGAATCAGGAAACTAAATACTATGCTTTACAGATTTTGGAACAAGTAATACAAACAAGATGGAAAATATTACCAAGAAATCAATGTgaaggtataaaaaaatacattgttggtcttattattaaaaactcatCAGATCCGGTTACTATGGAAAACAATAAGGTGTACTTGAAAAAacttaatatgatattaattcaGGTATTGAAAAGAGAGTGGCCACATAATTGGGAAACATTTATCAGTGACATTGTTGGAGCATCAAAAACTAATGAGAGTCTTTGCCAAAATAATATGGTGATTCTTAAACTTCTAAGTGAGGAAGTATTTGTTTTCAGTACAGGTCAACTTACACAAACAAAAGCTAAACATTTGAAGGATACCATGTGTTCTGAATTCAGTCAAATTTTTCAACTTTGTCAGTTTGTCCTTGAAAACTCCCAAAATGCTCCATTAGTTGATGCAACTCTTCACACCCTTTTAAGATTTCTAAATTGGATTCCTTTGGGttacatttttgaaatgaaattgataAGTACTCTCATTTTTAAGTTCCTTAATGTTCCAATGTTCCGAAATGTTACATTAAGTTGTTTAACTGAAATTGCTGGTGTAACAGTGAGTAATTATGAGGACCAATTTGTTGCCCTTCTTGTGCAAACTATGGAGCAGTTGGAGGTTATGTTGCCTCTTACCACAAACATAAGAGAAGCCTATGCAGCTGGAAGGGATCAAGAACAGGTTTTCATTCAAAACCTTGCATTGTTcctttgtacatatttaaaagaacaTGGTCAATTGATAGAGAGACGTGGTTTAACAAACACCTTGATGAATGCACTTCGTTATTTGGTTTTAATATCAGAAGTCGAAGAGGTAGAAATTTTCAAGATCTGTTTAGAGTTTTGGAATGCATTAGCTGCTGACCTTTACAAAATAGCACCTTGTGCACATTCAGCAGGCCTTTATAGCGGCTTAGGTAAGAGTATTGGGAGGAAAGCATTGTATGCAGATGTACTTAGTAGCGTACGGTACATTATGATATCTAGGATGGCTAAACCCGAAGAAGTTTTGGTTGTAGAAAATGAAAATGGGGAAGTTGTTAGAGAATTCATGAAAGATACTGATTCAATCAACCTTTATAAAAACATGCGAGAGACATTGGTTTATTTAACTCATTTGGATTATAGTGATACAGAACGTATAATGACTGATAAGTTACAAAATCAAGTTAATGGTTCTGAGTGGTCTTggaaaaatttgaatacaCTTTGTTGGGCTATAGGATCTATTTCGGGAGCTATGATGGAAGAGGATGAAAAAAGGTTTTTGGTTATTGTCATTAAGGATCTGTTGGGTTTATGTGAACAGAAGAAAGGCAAGGATAATAAAGCTATTatagctagtaatattatgtatgtagttGGGCAATATCCTCGCTTTTTAAGAGCGCattggaaatttttaaaaactgttgTTAACAAACTGTTTGAATTCATGCATGAAACACATGATGGTGTCCAAGATATGGCTTGcgatacttttattaaaattgcgtTAAAATGTCGCCGCCACTTTGTTACTACACAAGTTGGTGAAGCTTGTCCTTTCAttgaagaaattttgaatacaataaGTTCTATTATCTGTGACTTACAAACACTACAAGTCCACACCTTTTATGAAGCAGTTGGTTATATGATAAGCGCACAAGTAGATCAAGTGGCTCAGGAACAACTCATTGAAAAGTACATGTTGTTACCAAATCTAGTCTGGGATGACATAATATCTCAGGCATCTCATAATGTGGACATTCTCAAGGCACCTGAAGCTGTTAAGCAACTTGTCAGCATATTAAAGACAAATGTTAGTGCTTGTCGAGCACTTGGTCATCCATATGTTGTGCAACTTGGAAGAATATATTTAGACatgttaaatgtttacaaagtCATGTCTGAAAATATAAGTCAAGCAATATCTTTAAATGGTGTTGCAGTCACAAAGCAACcactcataaaaaatatgagaataataaagaaagaaaccCTGAAGTTAATTGCATGTTGGGTATCACGATCTACCGATAATAGCATGGTTTTGGAAAACTTCATTCCTCCACTTCTTGATGCCGTCCTGTTGGATTACCAAAGAACAGCAGTTCCTGATGCTCGAGAACCAGAAGTGTTGTCTTGTATGGGTGCTATTGTGTACAAACTTGGAGGACATATAACATCAGAAGtaccaaaaatatttgatgCTGTCTTTGAGTGTACTCTTGAAATGATTAATAAGGACTTTGAAGAATACCCTGAACACAGGACAgaatttttccttttattacaGGCTGTAAACACTCATTGTTTCAAAGCATTCCTTAGCATACCACCAGCACAGTTTAAGTTAGTGTTGGATTCCATAATTTGGgcatttaaacatacaatgaGGAATGTAGCAGATACTGGTTTACAAATATTGTACAGAATGTTACATAATGTGGAACAGCATCCTCAGGCAGCACAGAGTTTCTACCAGACATACTTATGTGATATACTTGAACATGTCTTCAGTGTAGTCACTGACACGTCTCATGGAGCAGGTTTAACAATGCATGCTACTATATTAGCACATATATTCACCTTAGTGGAGACTGGTCGTGTTACAGTGCCACTTGGACGTACACCTGATAATGTTCTTTATATTCAG gaaTATGTGGCAAATCTCCTCAAAACCGCATTCCCACACTTGACTGATAATCAAGTAAAAATAACTGTTCAGGGTCTGTTTAACCTGGATCAGGATATCCCTGCATTCAAGGATCACCTAAGAGACTTTTTAGTTCAGATAaga gAATACACAGGTGAAGATGATAGTGATCTTTACCTAGAAGAACGACTTTTTGCCTTGCGTCAGGCCCAAGAGGAAAAGCGAAGGGTTCAACTGTCCGTTCCTGGTATCATAAATCCTCACGAGCTCCCAGAAGAAATGCAAGattaa